One Cedecea neteri DNA segment encodes these proteins:
- the xylF gene encoding D-xylose ABC transporter substrate-binding protein, with the protein MKIKNLLVTLCASLILTSVSGIAKEVKIGMAIDDLRLERWQKDRDIFVKKAESLGAKVFVQSANGNEETQMSQIENMINRGVDVLVIIPYNGQVLSNVVAEAKREGIKVLAYDRMINNADIDFYISFDNEKVGELQAKSIVSKVPQGNYFLMGGSPVDNNAKLFRAGQMKVLKPYIDEGKIKVVGDQWVDGWLPENALKIMENALTANNNKIDAVVASNDATAGGAIQALSAQGLAGKVAISGQDADLAGIKRIIAGTQTMTVYKPITKLADTAAEIAVELGEGKQPAADATLNNGLKDVPSRLLTPIEVEKTNIDSTVIADGFHKKSDL; encoded by the coding sequence ATGAAGATAAAGAACCTCTTAGTCACGCTATGTGCCTCACTTATCCTTACCAGCGTAAGTGGCATCGCAAAAGAAGTGAAAATCGGTATGGCGATTGATGACCTTCGCCTCGAGCGCTGGCAGAAAGATCGCGATATTTTTGTGAAAAAAGCGGAATCGTTAGGCGCAAAAGTTTTTGTCCAGTCCGCCAATGGCAACGAAGAAACGCAGATGTCGCAAATTGAAAATATGATCAACCGAGGTGTTGATGTATTAGTGATTATTCCTTACAACGGCCAGGTATTAAGTAACGTGGTCGCAGAGGCTAAACGTGAAGGCATTAAAGTGCTCGCCTACGATCGCATGATTAATAATGCTGACATTGATTTCTATATTTCTTTCGACAATGAAAAAGTCGGTGAATTACAAGCAAAAAGCATCGTAAGCAAAGTGCCGCAAGGGAACTATTTCTTAATGGGTGGTTCACCAGTAGATAATAATGCGAAATTATTCCGCGCCGGGCAGATGAAAGTATTGAAACCTTATATCGACGAAGGAAAAATTAAAGTCGTCGGCGATCAATGGGTTGACGGCTGGCTGCCGGAAAACGCGCTGAAAATTATGGAAAATGCCCTGACGGCAAACAATAACAAAATTGATGCCGTTGTCGCCTCTAACGACGCCACTGCGGGCGGCGCAATTCAGGCGTTAAGTGCGCAAGGGCTGGCGGGGAAAGTGGCTATTTCGGGTCAGGATGCCGATCTCGCGGGCATTAAACGCATTATTGCCGGCACACAAACGATGACCGTCTATAAACCGATTACCAAACTGGCGGACACCGCCGCTGAAATTGCCGTCGAACTGGGTGAAGGCAAACAGCCAGCCGCTGACGCCACATTAAATAATGGCCTCAAAGATGTCCCATCCCGCCTCTTAACGCCTATTGAGGTGGAAAAAACCAATATCGACAGCACCGTCATTGCCGACGGTTTCCACAAAAAGAGCGATCTCTAG
- a CDS encoding xylose ABC transporter ATP-binding protein encodes MPHLLEMKNITKSFGPVKAVDNVSLALEAGEVMSLCGENGSGKSTLMKVLCGIYPHGSYEGEIWFAGEPLQANHIRDTERKGIAIIHQELALVKHLTVLENIFLGVEITHRGLLDFDAMTLRCQKLLAQVNLTLSPETRVGDLGLGQQQLVEIAKALNKQVRLLVLDEPTASLTEQETAVLLGIIRDLQAHGIACIYISHKLNEVKAISDTICVIRDGQPIGTREAKQMSEDDIITMMVGRELTALYPSEPHQTGDEILRVEHLTAWHPVNRHIKRVNDASFSLRKGEILGIAGLVGAGRTEAVQCLFGVWQGRWEGEIYIDGQQVSINNCQQAIAHGIAMVPEDRKKDGIVPVMAVGQNITLAALSQFSGALSSLDEAQEQQCMLQSLKRLKVKTSSPNLAIGRLSGGNQQKAILARCLLLNPRILILDEPTRGIDIGAKYEIYKLINQLVQQGIAVIVISSELPEVLGLSDRVLVMHEGRIKADLINHNLTQEKVMEAALRSDPHVEKQFV; translated from the coding sequence ATGCCTCATTTGTTGGAAATGAAAAACATCACCAAATCCTTTGGGCCGGTGAAAGCCGTGGATAACGTAAGCCTGGCTCTGGAAGCTGGAGAAGTGATGTCGCTATGCGGTGAAAATGGCTCAGGTAAATCCACGCTAATGAAAGTGCTGTGCGGTATTTACCCTCACGGCAGCTATGAGGGCGAGATCTGGTTTGCCGGTGAGCCGCTGCAGGCAAACCATATTCGCGACACAGAACGTAAAGGCATCGCCATCATTCATCAGGAGCTGGCGCTAGTGAAGCACCTTACGGTGCTGGAAAACATCTTTCTTGGCGTAGAGATTACACATCGCGGCCTGCTCGACTTCGATGCCATGACATTACGCTGCCAAAAGTTGCTTGCCCAGGTGAACCTGACGCTCTCCCCGGAAACACGCGTGGGGGATTTGGGGTTGGGGCAGCAGCAGTTAGTGGAGATAGCGAAGGCGCTGAACAAGCAGGTCAGGCTACTGGTTCTGGACGAACCCACCGCCTCGCTCACCGAGCAGGAAACCGCCGTGCTGCTCGGGATAATTCGCGATCTGCAGGCGCACGGCATCGCCTGTATTTATATCTCCCACAAGCTCAATGAGGTGAAAGCCATTTCCGACACCATCTGCGTGATTCGCGACGGGCAGCCCATTGGCACTCGCGAAGCTAAGCAGATGAGCGAGGACGATATCATCACCATGATGGTTGGCCGGGAGCTGACCGCACTGTACCCCAGCGAACCCCACCAAACCGGTGATGAGATCCTGCGCGTCGAACACCTGACCGCATGGCACCCGGTCAACCGGCACATTAAGCGAGTCAACGATGCCTCGTTTTCTCTGCGAAAGGGGGAAATTTTGGGTATTGCCGGGCTGGTCGGCGCAGGAAGAACCGAGGCGGTGCAGTGCCTGTTCGGCGTCTGGCAGGGGCGCTGGGAAGGCGAAATCTACATCGATGGGCAGCAGGTCAGTATCAATAACTGCCAGCAGGCCATCGCTCACGGTATCGCCATGGTGCCGGAAGACCGCAAGAAAGATGGCATCGTACCGGTCATGGCCGTGGGGCAAAACATCACGCTTGCCGCATTAAGTCAGTTTTCGGGGGCCTTAAGCAGCCTGGATGAAGCACAAGAACAGCAATGCATGCTGCAGTCGCTGAAACGCCTGAAAGTCAAAACATCATCACCGAACCTGGCGATTGGCCGCCTGAGCGGAGGGAACCAGCAGAAAGCGATTCTTGCCCGCTGCCTGTTGCTCAATCCGCGCATCCTGATACTCGATGAGCCCACGCGAGGCATCGACATTGGCGCGAAGTACGAAATATACAAACTTATCAATCAACTGGTGCAGCAGGGGATAGCCGTCATCGTCATCTCCTCTGAACTCCCCGAAGTGCTCGGCCTGAGCGATCGCGTGCTGGTGATGCACGAAGGCCGCATAAAAGCCGATTTGATTAACCATAATCTGACCCAGGAAAAGGTCATGGAAGCCGCCCTGAGGAGTGACCCCCATGTCGAAAAGCAATTTGTCTGA
- the xylH gene encoding xylose ABC transporter permease XylH, with translation MSKSNLSEMKLTAPGRAPAGALKSLNLQVFVMIAAIAVIMLFFTWQTDGAYLSARNVSNLLRQTAITGILAVGMVFVIISAEIDLSVGSMMGLLGGVAAIFDVWLGWPLPLTIVVTLALGLVLGAWNGWWVAYRKVPSFIVTLAGMLAFRGILIGITNGTTVSPTSGAMSQIGQSYLSDGIGFTVGVLGLTAFIAWQWRLRMRRQTLGLAAPASGGLVGRQAITAVVVLGAIWLLNDYRGVPTPVLLLALLLLAGMFMATRTAFGRRIYAIGGNIDAARLSGINVERTKLAVFAINGLMVAIAGLILSSRLGAGSPSAGNIAELDAIAACVIGGTSLAGGIGSVAGAVMGAFIMASLDNGMSMMDVPTFWQYIVKGAILLLAVWMDSATKRRA, from the coding sequence ATGTCGAAAAGCAATTTGTCTGAAATGAAACTGACGGCACCAGGCCGTGCTCCCGCTGGGGCATTAAAATCGCTGAACCTGCAGGTTTTTGTCATGATTGCCGCGATTGCCGTCATCATGTTGTTCTTTACCTGGCAGACGGACGGTGCTTACCTGAGTGCCCGCAACGTCTCCAACCTGCTTCGGCAAACGGCTATTACCGGCATCCTCGCGGTGGGCATGGTGTTCGTCATTATTTCGGCTGAAATAGACCTCTCGGTTGGCTCAATGATGGGGCTTCTCGGCGGCGTGGCGGCCATTTTTGACGTCTGGCTAGGCTGGCCTTTGCCACTCACGATTGTTGTCACGCTGGCCCTGGGGCTGGTTCTCGGGGCATGGAACGGGTGGTGGGTTGCCTATCGCAAAGTGCCTTCGTTTATCGTCACGCTCGCGGGCATGCTGGCATTTCGCGGCATTCTTATCGGCATCACCAATGGTACAACCGTGTCACCGACCAGTGGGGCCATGTCGCAAATAGGGCAAAGCTATTTATCAGACGGCATTGGTTTTACCGTTGGCGTTCTCGGGTTGACGGCATTTATTGCCTGGCAGTGGCGGTTGCGTATGCGTCGCCAGACTCTCGGCCTTGCCGCGCCGGCATCGGGAGGCTTGGTTGGCCGTCAGGCAATCACGGCAGTGGTCGTGCTCGGCGCTATCTGGCTGCTGAACGACTATCGAGGCGTCCCGACGCCGGTACTGCTCCTTGCTTTGCTGCTGCTCGCCGGGATGTTTATGGCCACCCGAACTGCGTTTGGCCGCCGCATTTACGCCATCGGCGGCAATATTGATGCCGCGCGCCTTTCGGGAATAAATGTCGAACGTACTAAGCTCGCCGTGTTTGCGATAAACGGCCTGATGGTGGCGATAGCCGGGTTAATTCTTAGCTCGCGCCTCGGGGCCGGCTCACCTTCCGCAGGGAATATCGCCGAACTGGATGCTATCGCCGCGTGCGTCATTGGTGGAACCAGCCTGGCAGGCGGTATAGGCAGCGTCGCCGGTGCGGTGATGGGGGCGTTTATTATGGCCTCTTTGGACAACGGCATGAGCATGATGGACGTCCCGACCTTCTGGCAGTACATCGTGAAAGGCGCCATTTTGCTGCTCGCGGTATGGATGGATTCTGCGACCAAACGCCGGGCTTAA
- a CDS encoding protein bax, producing the protein MISPPFRRFGAAILMLLTVGFSSHALASKHEPKSHSKAHITKVSSKKAVSSKLASSKKEYSRNSENGSLPDLRKYPSGTPRKKAFLRTVMPYITRQNAAITADRNWLISKQYEKRWSPTERARLKEITQRYKVAWRGNTNRVPWNSLLEKVDIIPTNMVATMAAAESGWGTSKLARSNNNLFGMKCTKRHCNSEPGKVKGYLHYGSVNEGVNAYVANLNTHPAYSSFRKERAKLRKADQEVTANNMIHKLKGYSAKGSSYNNFLFAMYQSNQRLMLPN; encoded by the coding sequence ATGATATCACCCCCATTCCGACGATTCGGGGCCGCGATACTCATGTTGCTGACCGTGGGCTTTTCAAGCCACGCGCTCGCCAGTAAACATGAGCCTAAATCGCACAGCAAGGCCCATATAACGAAAGTAAGCAGCAAGAAAGCGGTAAGCAGTAAACTGGCAAGTAGTAAAAAAGAGTATTCTCGCAATAGTGAAAATGGTTCGCTTCCTGATTTGCGAAAATACCCTTCCGGGACACCAAGGAAAAAAGCGTTTCTCCGGACGGTCATGCCATATATTACCCGCCAAAATGCAGCGATAACTGCCGACCGTAACTGGTTGATTTCAAAGCAGTACGAAAAGCGCTGGTCGCCGACTGAGCGTGCACGTCTGAAAGAAATCACCCAGCGGTACAAGGTGGCGTGGCGCGGTAACACCAACCGCGTGCCGTGGAACAGCCTGCTGGAAAAAGTCGATATCATTCCTACCAATATGGTGGCGACAATGGCAGCGGCCGAAAGCGGCTGGGGCACATCTAAACTTGCCCGCAGCAACAACAACCTGTTTGGCATGAAGTGCACCAAGCGCCATTGCAACAGTGAGCCGGGTAAAGTGAAAGGCTACCTGCATTACGGCTCTGTGAATGAAGGCGTGAATGCTTACGTCGCTAACCTGAATACCCATCCGGCCTATTCTTCATTCCGTAAAGAGCGCGCCAAGCTGCGTAAAGCGGATCAGGAAGTGACGGCTAATAATATGATTCACAAGCTGAAAGGGTATTCGGCGAAAGGCTCAAGCTATAATAACTTCCTGTTCGCGATGTATCAGAGCAACCAGCGTTTAATGCTGCCGAATTAA
- the xylR gene encoding D-xylose utilization transcriptional activator XylR (D-xylose enhances binding of XylR to the xyl promoter and activates transcription.) translates to MFEKRHRITLLFNANKVYDRQVVEGVGEYLQASQSEWDIFIEEDFRARIDNIKEWLGDGVIADFDDREIEHLLEGAEVPIVGVGGSYHTPEHYPAVHYIATDNHALVESAFLHLKEKGVQRFAFYGLPGSSGKRWAAEREHAFRQLVAKEKYRGVVYQGLETAPENWQHAQNRLADWVQTLPPQTGIIAVTDARARHLLQVCEHLHIPVPEKLCVIGIDNEELTRYLSRVALSSVAQGTRQMGYQAAKLLHRLLDSEILPLQRVLVPPVRVVERRSTDYRSLHDPAVIQAMHYIRNHACKGIKVEQVLDAVGISRSNLEKRFKEEVGETIHAVIHAEKLEKARSLLISTSLSINEISQMCGYPSLQYFYSVFKKEYDATPKEHRDRFSEILV, encoded by the coding sequence ATGTTTGAGAAACGTCATCGCATCACGCTGTTGTTTAACGCCAATAAAGTCTACGACCGCCAGGTCGTCGAAGGTGTGGGGGAATATTTGCAGGCCTCTCAGTCAGAATGGGATATTTTTATCGAAGAGGATTTTCGCGCCCGCATTGATAATATCAAAGAGTGGCTGGGCGACGGCGTGATTGCCGATTTTGACGATCGGGAGATTGAACACTTACTGGAAGGTGCTGAAGTCCCGATTGTCGGCGTCGGTGGCTCCTACCACACACCGGAGCACTATCCCGCAGTGCATTACATCGCGACAGACAACCACGCGCTGGTAGAAAGCGCCTTCCTGCACCTGAAAGAGAAAGGCGTGCAGCGTTTTGCGTTTTATGGGTTGCCCGGCTCAAGCGGCAAACGCTGGGCGGCCGAACGCGAGCACGCTTTTCGCCAGTTGGTTGCGAAGGAAAAGTACCGGGGCGTGGTTTACCAGGGCTTAGAAACGGCGCCAGAAAACTGGCAGCACGCCCAGAACCGCCTGGCGGACTGGGTGCAAACGCTGCCGCCACAAACCGGCATTATTGCGGTCACGGACGCCCGAGCTCGCCACCTGCTGCAGGTTTGCGAGCACCTGCATATTCCCGTCCCGGAAAAGCTTTGCGTGATCGGCATCGATAACGAGGAACTGACCCGCTATTTATCGCGGGTTGCGCTCTCGTCAGTGGCACAGGGTACGCGTCAGATGGGCTATCAGGCCGCCAAACTGCTGCATCGCCTGCTGGACAGTGAAATCCTGCCGCTGCAGCGCGTGCTTGTGCCGCCGGTGAGGGTTGTGGAACGCCGCTCCACGGATTATCGCTCGCTGCACGACCCGGCGGTGATCCAGGCGATGCACTACATTCGCAATCACGCCTGCAAGGGAATTAAAGTCGAACAAGTGCTGGATGCGGTCGGGATCTCGCGTTCAAACCTGGAGAAACGTTTTAAAGAAGAGGTTGGCGAGACGATTCACGCGGTGATCCACGCCGAAAAACTGGAAAAAGCGCGCAGCCTGCTGATTTCAACTTCTTTATCTATCAATGAAATATCACAGATGTGCGGCTACCCGTCTTTGCAATATTTCTATTCGGTATTTAAAAAAGAGTATGACGCCACACCTAAAGAGCACCGCGATCGCTTTAGCGAAATTTTAGTTTAA